A genomic window from Streptomyces sp. NBC_01429 includes:
- a CDS encoding class I SAM-dependent methyltransferase, producing the protein MPVHEGLALYGAAVEAGALGLPLLEIGTYCGRSALLLAAAARDAGTVAVTVDHHRGSEEQQAGWEYHDPAVVDPETGLMDTLPTFRRTLCLAGLEDHVIAVVGRSPQVAKVWGGRFGLVFIDGGHTEEHANGDYEGWAPLLVEGGLLVIHDVFPDPADGGRAPYGVYLRALASGAFAEISVTDSLRVLRRVSPGI; encoded by the coding sequence ATGCCCGTACACGAAGGGCTCGCCCTGTACGGCGCGGCGGTCGAGGCGGGCGCGCTGGGGCTGCCGCTGCTGGAGATCGGCACGTACTGCGGGCGCTCCGCGCTGCTGCTCGCCGCCGCCGCGCGGGACGCGGGGACGGTGGCCGTGACGGTGGACCACCATCGCGGGAGCGAGGAGCAGCAGGCCGGGTGGGAGTACCACGATCCGGCCGTGGTCGATCCGGAGACCGGGCTGATGGACACGCTGCCCACCTTCCGGCGCACCCTGTGCCTGGCCGGTCTCGAAGATCACGTGATCGCGGTGGTCGGCCGGTCGCCGCAGGTCGCGAAGGTGTGGGGCGGCCGGTTCGGGCTCGTCTTCATCGACGGCGGGCACACCGAGGAACACGCCAACGGGGACTACGAGGGATGGGCGCCGCTGCTCGTCGAGGGCGGGCTGCTGGTGATCCACGATGTCTTCCCCGACCCGGCGGACGGCGGCCGGGCGCCGTACGGCGTCTATCTGCGCGCGCTGGCCTCCGGCGCCTTCGCCGAGATCTCGGTGACCGATT
- a CDS encoding MFS transporter: protein MPQTTTDQQAGTLPPDPQARRTGGIVPVLAFAGIAVAVMQTLLVPVIKDLPTLLHTAPANATWVMTATLLAGAVATPIMGRLGDLFGKRRMLLASLAVMVVGSLVCAFTDDLVVMIVGRALQGFAMGAIPLGIGIMRDELPREKLGSAMALMSSSIGVGGGLALPAAGLIAQNADWHALFFGAAGLGVVSMLLTVLYVPESSVRAGGTFDWLGAIGLSAGLVALLLPITKGSDWGWASPTTLGMFALAVVILLLWGLMELRSSAPLVNLRTTARREVLLTNLTSIMVGVAFYAISLVLPQLLQLPKATGYGLGQSMVIAGLCVAPLGLTMMFTAPVYARIAARRGPKVSLMLGMAIIGIGYGAGLGLMDHVWQTIIIAVVVGAGIGLAYSSLPALIIGAVDPSETGAANGLNTLMRSIGTSVSSAVIGMVLAHTSTQAGGVAVPTMTGFRTSFGIATGAVLIGLVLAAFLPSRSAASADRAQPPAGSEEPAPHTTLVAGSGGFRGRVLDADGVPVARANVTLIDRRGRQAGLTIADEDGRYALLPPGPGPYVLAGTASGHGPHACPAEYPGDGKPVDVDLVLLRGAMERGAAVTG from the coding sequence ATGCCGCAGACGACGACCGATCAGCAAGCCGGGACGCTTCCCCCGGATCCGCAGGCCCGTAGGACCGGGGGCATCGTCCCCGTACTGGCCTTCGCGGGCATCGCCGTCGCGGTGATGCAGACCCTGCTCGTTCCCGTCATCAAGGACCTGCCGACCCTGCTCCACACGGCGCCCGCCAACGCCACCTGGGTCATGACCGCGACGCTGCTGGCCGGTGCGGTGGCCACCCCGATCATGGGGCGGCTCGGAGACCTCTTCGGCAAGCGGCGGATGCTGCTCGCCAGCCTCGCCGTCATGGTGGTCGGCTCACTCGTCTGCGCGTTCACCGACGACCTGGTCGTCATGATCGTCGGCCGGGCCCTCCAGGGCTTCGCCATGGGCGCGATACCCCTCGGGATCGGCATCATGCGCGACGAGCTGCCGCGCGAGAAGCTCGGCTCCGCGATGGCGCTGATGAGTTCGTCCATCGGCGTGGGCGGCGGACTCGCCCTGCCCGCCGCCGGGCTGATCGCCCAGAACGCCGACTGGCACGCGCTGTTCTTCGGCGCCGCCGGGCTCGGCGTGGTGTCGATGCTGCTCACCGTCCTCTACGTACCGGAATCCTCGGTACGGGCCGGTGGCACGTTCGACTGGCTCGGCGCGATCGGGCTGTCCGCCGGACTGGTCGCCCTGCTGCTGCCGATCACCAAGGGCAGCGACTGGGGCTGGGCCTCGCCCACCACCCTCGGGATGTTCGCCCTGGCGGTGGTCATCCTGCTGCTGTGGGGCCTGATGGAGCTGCGCAGTTCCGCCCCGCTGGTCAATCTGCGCACCACGGCCCGGCGCGAGGTGCTGCTGACCAACCTCACCTCGATCATGGTCGGCGTCGCCTTCTACGCGATCTCGCTCGTCCTGCCGCAGCTGCTCCAGTTGCCCAAGGCGACCGGATACGGCCTCGGCCAGTCCATGGTGATCGCCGGGCTGTGCGTGGCGCCGCTCGGCCTCACGATGATGTTCACCGCGCCCGTCTACGCCCGGATCGCCGCCCGGCGCGGCCCCAAGGTCTCGCTGATGCTCGGTATGGCGATCATCGGCATCGGGTACGGGGCGGGACTCGGCCTGATGGACCACGTGTGGCAGACGATCATCATCGCGGTGGTCGTGGGCGCCGGTATCGGGCTCGCGTACTCCTCTCTTCCCGCGCTGATCATCGGCGCGGTCGACCCGTCGGAGACGGGCGCGGCCAACGGGCTGAACACGCTGATGCGCTCCATCGGTACGTCGGTGTCGAGCGCCGTGATCGGCATGGTGCTGGCGCACACCTCCACGCAGGCCGGCGGGGTGGCGGTGCCCACCATGACCGGCTTCCGCACCTCGTTCGGCATCGCCACGGGCGCGGTGCTCATCGGGCTGGTGCTGGCGGCGTTCCTGCCGTCGCGGAGCGCGGCGAGCGCGGACCGGGCCCAGCCGCCGGCCGGGAGCGAGGAGCCCGCGCCCCACACGACGCTGGTCGCCGGGTCGGGCGGGTTCCGCGGCCGGGTGCTGGACGCGGACGGTGTGCCGGTGGCGCGGGCGAACGTCACCCTGATCGACCGCCGGGGCAGGCAGGCGGGTCTCACCATCGCCGACGAGGACGGCCGCTACGCGCTGCTGCCGCCGGGCCCGGGACCGTACGTGCTGGCCGGGACGGCGAGCGGACACGGGCCGCACGCGTGCCCGGCGGAGTATCCGGGCGACGGGAAGCCGGTCGACGTGGATCTGGTGCTGTTGCGGGGAGCGATGGAACGCGGCGCGGCGGTCACGGGCTGA
- a CDS encoding TetR family transcriptional regulator: MRVYDAESTRRRLLAAATADFAAHGIAGARVDRIATEAGVNKAQLYAYFGDKLGLFDAVFRMHADAVVDATPFTAEDLPHYAVGLYDGALARPELVRLATWARLERVTPGDAAAGKSAAAVDRKLEAIAEAQRAGHLNPAMAPRDVLTLVIAMALAWSSAGLSDAATPDDTPAERERRREALFQAVSGAFRAAGPTARN, encoded by the coding sequence ATGCGTGTCTACGATGCCGAGTCCACCCGTCGGCGCCTGCTCGCCGCCGCCACCGCCGATTTCGCCGCCCATGGGATCGCCGGCGCCCGGGTGGACCGGATCGCGACCGAGGCCGGGGTGAACAAGGCGCAGCTGTACGCCTACTTCGGCGACAAGCTCGGCCTCTTCGACGCCGTCTTCCGGATGCACGCGGACGCCGTCGTGGACGCGACCCCGTTCACGGCCGAGGATCTCCCGCACTACGCGGTGGGCCTCTACGACGGCGCGCTCGCCCGGCCGGAGCTGGTCCGGCTGGCCACCTGGGCGCGGCTCGAACGCGTGACGCCCGGCGACGCCGCCGCGGGGAAGTCGGCGGCGGCGGTCGACCGGAAGCTGGAGGCGATCGCCGAGGCGCAGCGGGCCGGCCACCTCAACCCCGCGATGGCGCCGCGGGATGTGCTGACGCTCGTGATCGCGATGGCCCTGGCCTGGTCCTCCGCCGGCCTGTCCGACGCCGCCACCCCCGACGACACCCCGGCGGAGCGCGAACGCCGTCGGGAGGCCCTGTTCCAGGCGGTCTCCGGAGCCTTCCGGGCCGCTGGTCCCACCGCTCGGAACTGA
- a CDS encoding NAD(P)-dependent alcohol dehydrogenase: MTIRAYAVERAGGSIQVRHYAVAPPGPLEVLVAVTHCGVCHTDIGMIDDEWGISAYPVVAGHEAIGVIEALGEAVDRTRLAVGLRVGVGATAGSCFACEWCLSGRQQLCPAKDNTAVRGNGGAFASHVRATDWRHVYPIPDAIASEYAGPLLCAGTTVFAPLLRQGVRPVDRVAVVGVGGLGHLAIQFLEKWGCHVTAISSTPDKESDARRFGAHEFVVADGAKGLEGVANSFDHIVSTVSADLPWDAYLATLRPHGTLCVLGVSDRALTIRPLSLLPGERAIVGGVTAPPAETRLMLDFAARHGIRPEVEMFPAARLDEALDHVRRGRARYRAVVEF, translated from the coding sequence GTGACGATACGTGCGTACGCGGTCGAGCGAGCGGGTGGATCCATTCAGGTGCGGCACTACGCGGTGGCGCCCCCGGGGCCGCTCGAAGTGCTGGTCGCCGTGACCCACTGCGGTGTCTGTCATACCGATATCGGTATGATCGACGACGAGTGGGGGATATCGGCGTACCCGGTGGTCGCGGGCCATGAGGCGATCGGCGTGATCGAGGCCCTGGGAGAAGCGGTCGACCGTACCCGGCTGGCGGTCGGCCTGCGGGTGGGCGTGGGCGCGACCGCCGGATCGTGTTTCGCCTGCGAATGGTGCCTGAGCGGACGCCAGCAGCTCTGCCCGGCCAAGGACAACACGGCGGTGAGGGGAAACGGGGGCGCGTTCGCCAGCCATGTCCGCGCCACCGACTGGCGGCATGTGTACCCCATCCCCGACGCCATCGCCTCGGAGTACGCGGGGCCGCTGCTGTGTGCCGGTACGACGGTGTTCGCCCCGCTCCTGCGGCAGGGGGTCCGGCCGGTCGACCGGGTCGCCGTGGTGGGGGTCGGCGGCCTCGGCCACCTGGCGATCCAGTTCCTGGAGAAGTGGGGCTGCCATGTGACGGCCATCTCCTCGACGCCGGACAAGGAGTCCGACGCCCGCCGCTTCGGCGCGCACGAGTTCGTCGTCGCCGACGGCGCGAAGGGGCTCGAAGGAGTGGCGAACTCGTTCGACCACATTGTCTCGACGGTCTCGGCCGACCTCCCGTGGGACGCGTACCTCGCGACACTCCGCCCGCACGGGACGCTCTGCGTCCTCGGCGTTTCCGACCGCGCGCTGACCATCCGTCCGCTGAGCCTCCTGCCCGGCGAGCGCGCCATCGTCGGAGGGGTCACGGCGCCGCCGGCGGAGACCCGGCTGATGCTCGACTTCGCGGCCCGGCACGGCATCCGGCCGGAGGTGGAGATGTTCCCGGCCGCGCGCCTGGACGAGGCGCTCGATCACGTACGGCGCGGACGCGCGCGCTACCGCGCCGTGGTGGAGTTCTGA
- a CDS encoding DHA2 family efflux MFS transporter permease subunit, whose product MSRAPAEASPVHITAPARAPRTWAVVLIACAGQFLVVLDVSVVNVALPSMRADLGLSATGLQWVLNAYSIAFAGFMLLGGRAADLFGRKRMFVAGLTVFTLASLAGGLAQEGGQLLAARAVQGLGAAVLAPATLTLLTAAVPAGAARTRAIGTWAAVGAGGGAAGGLVGGVLTDLLSWRWVLLINVPVGALVLAGAAIWLAESRTDRVRRLDLPGAVLVTAGLALVAYGIVQTEVRGWGAPATLLPLAGGVVLLALFTAVEARSVVPLMPLGLFRVRAVASANAAMFVCGSVSFSSWFFMTVYAQNVLGYTPLEAGLALVPSSLSIVLGSKLAPRMMARTGARNLAVLGTLLAAAGFGWQSLMTAEGTYLSAVLGPGVLMMAGLGMAATPLATLATSGATPGDAGLVSGLVNTSRTMGGALGLAILSTVAAARTAGATTPEALTRGYALAFGTGAGVLLAAVLLMLLWLPRTATESAER is encoded by the coding sequence ATGTCCCGAGCCCCGGCGGAAGCCTCACCCGTTCATATAACCGCGCCCGCGAGAGCCCCTCGTACCTGGGCGGTGGTCCTCATCGCCTGCGCGGGACAGTTCCTCGTCGTTCTCGACGTCTCCGTGGTCAATGTCGCGCTGCCCTCGATGCGCGCGGACCTGGGGCTCTCCGCCACGGGTCTCCAATGGGTGCTCAACGCCTACTCGATCGCCTTCGCCGGCTTCATGCTGCTGGGCGGCCGCGCGGCGGACCTCTTCGGCCGGAAGCGGATGTTCGTGGCCGGGCTCACGGTGTTCACCCTGGCGTCCCTCGCGGGCGGACTCGCCCAGGAGGGCGGGCAGTTGCTCGCCGCCCGCGCCGTACAGGGGCTGGGCGCCGCCGTGCTCGCCCCCGCGACGCTCACCCTGCTGACGGCCGCCGTACCGGCCGGAGCCGCCAGGACCCGGGCCATCGGCACCTGGGCGGCGGTCGGCGCGGGCGGCGGCGCGGCGGGCGGGCTGGTCGGCGGGGTGCTCACCGATCTGCTCTCCTGGCGCTGGGTGCTGCTGATCAACGTCCCGGTCGGCGCACTGGTGCTGGCCGGCGCCGCGATCTGGCTGGCCGAGAGCCGTACGGACCGGGTCCGTCGCCTCGACCTGCCGGGCGCGGTGCTGGTCACGGCCGGTCTCGCCCTGGTCGCCTACGGCATCGTCCAGACCGAGGTACGGGGCTGGGGCGCGCCCGCGACCCTGCTGCCGCTGGCCGGGGGAGTGGTGCTCCTCGCGCTCTTCACGGCGGTGGAGGCGAGGTCGGTGGTGCCGCTGATGCCACTGGGACTGTTCCGGGTGCGGGCGGTCGCCTCGGCCAACGCGGCGATGTTCGTCTGCGGCTCGGTGTCCTTCTCGTCCTGGTTCTTCATGACGGTGTACGCCCAGAACGTGCTGGGCTACACCCCGCTGGAGGCCGGTCTGGCGCTCGTCCCCAGCTCGCTGAGCATCGTGCTCGGTTCGAAGCTGGCCCCCCGGATGATGGCGCGGACCGGCGCCCGGAACCTCGCCGTGCTCGGAACGCTGCTGGCGGCGGCCGGGTTCGGCTGGCAGTCCCTGATGACCGCCGAAGGAACGTATCTCTCGGCGGTCCTCGGCCCCGGAGTCCTGATGATGGCGGGCCTCGGCATGGCCGCCACCCCGCTGGCGACCCTCGCCACCTCGGGCGCCACCCCCGGCGACGCGGGCCTGGTCTCCGGCCTCGTCAACACCTCCCGCACCATGGGCGGCGCCCTCGGCCTGGCGATCCTCTCCACGGTGGCCGCCGCCCGCACCGCGGGCGCCACCACCCCGGAAGCCCTCACCCGCGGCTACGCCCTGGCCTTCGGCACGGGCGCCGGGGTGCTCCTGGCCGCGGTACTCCTGATGCTGCTGTGGCTCCCGCGCACCGCGACGGAGTCGGCGGAGCGGTAG
- the cas2e gene encoding type I-E CRISPR-associated endoribonuclease Cas2e: MTVIILTNCPVGLRGFLTRWLLEISPGVFLGAPSTRVREALWNEVRQYAGQGRALLAYQTNNEQGFTFETHDHSWHPTDHEGLTLIHRPSPKAQRASQRPTEVPRQGWSKASKRRKFGGR; the protein is encoded by the coding sequence GTGACCGTCATCATCCTCACCAACTGCCCAGTCGGCCTACGCGGTTTCCTCACCCGTTGGCTCCTGGAGATCTCCCCGGGCGTCTTCCTGGGCGCCCCTTCCACTCGCGTTCGCGAAGCATTGTGGAACGAAGTCCGCCAATACGCGGGCCAAGGCCGCGCGCTCCTCGCGTACCAGACGAACAATGAGCAGGGCTTCACATTCGAAACCCACGATCACTCATGGCACCCGACCGATCACGAGGGCCTGACCTTGATCCACCGACCAAGCCCCAAGGCGCAACGCGCCTCACAACGCCCGACGGAGGTCCCACGCCAAGGCTGGAGCAAGGCATCCAAGCGGCGGAAGTTCGGTGGCAGGTAG
- the cas1e gene encoding type I-E CRISPR-associated endonuclease Cas1e, which translates to MSTVGRRGASSPRDLARISDRLSFVYLERCTVHRDSNAITAEDADGVTHIPSATIGTLLLGPGTRITHQAMAVLGDSGAGVAWVGEHGVRYYAGGRALTRSSGLVEAQATAWANRRTRLEVARAMYRLRFPDEDPAGRTRQELLSMEGRRLKDCYKRESLRTGVPWRRRDYHRNDFSAGDAPNQGVTAAAQCMYGIAHAVVAALGCSPGLGFVHSGHERSFVLDVADFYKTDVAIPAAFDAAAEGEEDVAARTRRMLRDRINETGLLNRCVRDIRDLLGYDGTRDTGDTGDTPQDRVTLQSDGDLHVESGRNHGDEIIW; encoded by the coding sequence ATGAGCACCGTCGGCCGTCGAGGCGCCTCTTCGCCCCGCGACCTCGCCAGGATCAGTGACCGTCTCTCTTTCGTCTACCTGGAGCGGTGCACCGTGCACCGTGACTCCAACGCGATCACCGCGGAGGACGCTGACGGCGTGACGCACATTCCATCCGCCACCATCGGAACGCTCCTGCTCGGACCGGGAACGCGCATCACCCACCAAGCGATGGCCGTCCTCGGCGACTCCGGCGCCGGAGTCGCCTGGGTCGGTGAGCACGGAGTGCGCTATTACGCCGGCGGGCGCGCCCTGACCCGCTCGTCAGGTCTCGTCGAGGCACAGGCCACGGCATGGGCGAACCGCCGCACCCGCTTGGAGGTCGCCCGCGCCATGTACCGGCTGCGCTTCCCGGACGAGGACCCTGCCGGCCGTACCCGGCAGGAACTCCTCAGCATGGAGGGCCGACGCCTCAAGGACTGCTACAAACGGGAATCCCTCCGCACGGGCGTCCCCTGGCGCCGCCGCGATTACCACCGCAACGACTTCTCCGCCGGAGACGCTCCCAACCAGGGGGTCACCGCGGCAGCGCAGTGCATGTACGGAATCGCACACGCCGTCGTCGCGGCACTCGGCTGCTCCCCCGGTCTGGGCTTCGTCCACTCCGGCCACGAACGGTCATTCGTGCTGGACGTGGCCGACTTCTACAAGACCGACGTCGCCATTCCCGCAGCATTCGACGCGGCGGCGGAAGGAGAAGAAGACGTCGCGGCCCGAACCCGCAGAATGCTCCGGGACCGAATCAACGAAACCGGACTTCTCAACCGCTGCGTCCGGGACATCCGAGACCTGCTCGGCTACGACGGCACGCGCGACACGGGAGACACGGGAGACACGCCGCAGGACCGGGTCACCCTCCAGTCAGACGGAGACCTGCACGTCGAAAGCGGCCGCAACCACGGTGACGAGATCATCTGGTGA
- the cas6e gene encoding type I-E CRISPR-associated protein Cas6/Cse3/CasE — protein MYLTRFRVNTGRSDAQRLLSSPHRMHGAVNMSFPTAQTRDGSGPRVLWRIDGDASGETLLFIVSPTRPDLTHLVDQAGWPAADAPGWTTYAYDKFLTTLAEGDTWGFRLTANPVHSIHHQHSKEGDPTKRAAHRTPRHQMGWLLERQQRSGFEIVQKPVDQRLLEHGDEHELIVRDQRPWQFRKPPTKTNRDDVRITKVTFDGRLRITDPDVLRRTLTHGLGKAKAYGCGLMTLAPVR, from the coding sequence ATGTATCTGACCCGCTTCCGCGTCAACACCGGGCGATCCGACGCCCAGCGGTTGCTCAGCTCACCGCACCGCATGCACGGCGCGGTGAACATGTCATTCCCCACTGCCCAGACCCGTGACGGATCGGGCCCCCGGGTGCTGTGGCGCATCGACGGCGACGCATCCGGCGAGACGCTGCTGTTCATCGTCAGCCCCACCAGGCCCGATCTGACCCATCTGGTCGACCAGGCAGGCTGGCCGGCGGCGGACGCTCCCGGCTGGACGACGTATGCCTACGACAAGTTCCTCACCACGCTCGCCGAGGGGGACACCTGGGGATTCCGACTCACGGCAAACCCCGTGCACAGCATCCACCACCAGCACAGCAAGGAGGGCGATCCCACGAAGCGCGCCGCTCACCGGACGCCGCGTCACCAGATGGGCTGGCTTCTGGAGCGGCAGCAGCGCTCCGGATTCGAGATCGTTCAGAAACCGGTGGATCAACGGCTGCTGGAACACGGCGACGAGCACGAGCTGATCGTCCGCGATCAGCGCCCATGGCAGTTCCGCAAGCCCCCGACGAAGACCAACCGTGACGACGTCCGCATCACCAAGGTCACCTTCGACGGACGGCTACGGATCACCGACCCGGACGTTCTCCGCCGCACGCTCACCCATGGCCTGGGCAAGGCCAAGGCGTACGGCTGCGGTCTGATGACGCTCGCCCCGGTGCGGTGA
- the cas5e gene encoding type I-E CRISPR-associated protein Cas5/CasD: MSVLLLRLAGPLQAWGSAARFTRRTTENAPTKSGVLGLLAAAQGRARDADLSDLAKLEFGVRLDQPGTRLRDFQTAHHAGSGKAMPLSERFYLADAIFVAGVAGDPKFINALYEALLDPMFLPYLGRRSCPPAQPVTIAEPLDTSLEQALREAAWEASDWYRRQCANSARHRTGSASGPQQLELLLDCRAGEEPDTTLRDLPLSFDPRHRQYGLRGVRGTHIPLPPKSPAATSPPPSHDPTAVLSPAAPRTT; the protein is encoded by the coding sequence ATGAGCGTGCTGCTGCTGCGGCTCGCGGGCCCCCTCCAGGCATGGGGGTCCGCGGCCCGTTTCACTCGCCGCACCACGGAGAACGCCCCGACGAAGAGCGGCGTCCTAGGGCTCCTCGCCGCGGCCCAGGGCCGCGCGCGGGACGCCGACCTCTCCGATCTCGCCAAGCTGGAGTTCGGCGTACGCCTTGATCAGCCCGGCACTCGGCTGCGCGATTTCCAGACCGCGCATCACGCCGGCTCGGGCAAGGCAATGCCGCTTTCGGAGCGTTTCTACCTCGCGGACGCGATCTTCGTCGCGGGTGTGGCAGGCGATCCCAAGTTCATCAACGCGCTGTACGAGGCCCTGTTGGATCCAATGTTCCTTCCCTATCTCGGACGGCGTTCCTGCCCGCCCGCACAGCCGGTCACCATCGCGGAACCCCTGGACACCAGCCTTGAACAAGCCTTGCGAGAGGCCGCATGGGAAGCATCGGACTGGTACCGGAGGCAATGCGCCAACTCCGCCCGTCACCGCACCGGTTCTGCGTCTGGCCCGCAGCAGTTGGAACTCCTGCTCGACTGCCGGGCCGGTGAGGAGCCGGACACCACACTGCGCGACCTTCCGCTGAGTTTCGATCCGCGCCACAGGCAGTACGGGCTGCGCGGCGTACGCGGAACACACATCCCCCTGCCCCCCAAGTCGCCCGCCGCGACATCGCCGCCCCCGTCCCACGATCCCACCGCTGTGCTTTCGCCCGCCGCACCGAGGACAACCTGA
- the cas7e gene encoding type I-E CRISPR-associated protein Cas7/Cse4/CasC: MTRTILDIHILQTVPPSNLNRDDTGTPKSAVYGGVRRARVSSQAWKRATRKAFSDLLDDSELGVRTKKVAEVLAERITALDPSTSPAASVELAAETMRMATGSTIAVPKRKAKDNEDGENDAAPESAYLMFLSGRQINSLAELAIEGGKGGDLKALKEFFKARENKARARQLVDTEHSVDIALFGRMVADSTDLNVDAAAQVAHALSVHTVEVESDYFTAVDDKNTDAEMGAGMIGSVDFNSSTLYRYAAVDVDKLQENLGTGLRGDQPVEPTRRAVAAFLEGFITSLPTGKINTFGNHTLPAAVIVKLRSRRPISFVAAFEKPVPLGTEGGYLRQSCEQLAQYVPTLEKAFGLTGNGQSWVLRVGAETEALSALGTELALPELVTAVGDAVVARLEPEHAAAASETEA, encoded by the coding sequence GTGACCAGGACAATCCTCGACATCCACATCCTCCAGACCGTGCCGCCGAGCAACCTGAACCGGGATGATACGGGCACACCGAAGTCCGCTGTCTACGGAGGTGTACGACGGGCCCGCGTTTCCAGTCAGGCCTGGAAGCGAGCCACACGCAAGGCGTTCTCCGATCTGCTCGACGACTCCGAACTGGGAGTGCGGACGAAGAAGGTCGCTGAAGTTCTGGCCGAGCGGATCACCGCCCTGGACCCGTCCACGTCCCCCGCAGCGAGTGTGGAGCTGGCCGCTGAGACGATGCGGATGGCGACCGGATCGACGATCGCGGTCCCGAAGCGCAAGGCCAAGGACAACGAGGACGGTGAGAACGATGCCGCCCCCGAGTCCGCCTACCTGATGTTCCTGAGCGGGCGCCAGATCAACTCCCTCGCGGAGCTGGCGATCGAGGGCGGCAAGGGCGGAGACCTGAAGGCGCTCAAGGAGTTCTTCAAGGCCAGAGAGAACAAGGCACGCGCGCGGCAGTTGGTGGACACCGAACACTCGGTGGATATCGCGTTGTTCGGCCGCATGGTCGCGGATTCGACCGACCTCAATGTGGATGCGGCCGCCCAGGTGGCGCATGCGTTGAGCGTGCACACGGTCGAGGTCGAATCGGACTACTTCACGGCCGTCGACGACAAGAACACGGATGCCGAAATGGGCGCCGGCATGATCGGGTCCGTCGATTTCAACTCGTCGACTCTCTACCGTTACGCGGCAGTCGATGTCGACAAGCTCCAGGAGAACCTGGGGACCGGACTGCGCGGGGACCAGCCCGTCGAGCCCACCCGGCGGGCCGTGGCAGCCTTCCTCGAAGGCTTCATCACCTCTCTGCCCACCGGAAAGATCAACACCTTCGGCAACCACACACTGCCTGCGGCAGTCATCGTCAAGTTGCGCTCCCGGCGGCCGATCAGCTTCGTCGCCGCGTTCGAGAAGCCCGTGCCCTTGGGGACGGAAGGTGGCTATCTCCGGCAGAGCTGCGAGCAGCTCGCACAGTACGTACCCACTCTGGAAAAGGCGTTCGGACTCACCGGCAACGGGCAGAGCTGGGTACTTCGGGTGGGTGCCGAGACCGAGGCGCTCTCCGCCCTGGGCACCGAGCTGGCGCTGCCCGAGCTGGTCACGGCTGTGGGAGACGCCGTAGTTGCCAGGTTGGAGCCTGAGCACGCAGCCGCCGCGTCGGAGACCGAAGCATGA
- the casB gene encoding type I-E CRISPR-associated protein Cse2/CasB, with amino-acid sequence MTTVGQGPQREQPAASPSASSSARRRPLGPAGLAAGRCISRLQRQYRQDNPAAVADLAKLRRGAGKTAHQVQDHWGLGGLEELAEVLAGSEAYVRREHAEEAVYLAVTLWALHQQSVRDSDMHSPKSSLGGAVRTLMRGKQNESRSADELNEPLRKRLVRVGTAESIESVAVRLREIVLLLRGEQVPLDYGRLADQLYRWQSRPDRAAVRREWGREFHLAASSGKPRQGNSGDEGDAIDLTLSADEEENSYGSGE; translated from the coding sequence ATGACCACAGTCGGCCAAGGCCCTCAGCGGGAGCAGCCCGCAGCCTCTCCCTCGGCTTCCTCTTCCGCCCGGCGTCGCCCTCTTGGACCGGCCGGACTGGCCGCCGGGCGCTGCATCTCGCGACTTCAACGCCAGTACCGCCAGGACAACCCGGCCGCAGTGGCGGATCTCGCCAAGCTACGGCGCGGTGCCGGGAAGACGGCGCATCAGGTCCAGGACCACTGGGGGCTTGGCGGTCTGGAGGAACTGGCTGAGGTCCTCGCGGGCAGCGAGGCGTATGTACGACGCGAACACGCCGAGGAGGCGGTGTACCTGGCAGTGACGCTCTGGGCACTTCACCAGCAGTCCGTTCGTGACAGCGATATGCACAGCCCCAAGAGCAGCCTGGGAGGTGCCGTCCGAACGCTGATGCGGGGGAAGCAGAACGAGAGCCGTTCCGCGGACGAACTGAACGAACCTCTTCGGAAGCGTCTCGTACGGGTCGGCACCGCTGAGTCGATCGAATCGGTGGCCGTAAGGCTGCGGGAGATCGTGCTGCTGCTCCGTGGTGAGCAGGTGCCGCTCGACTACGGGCGCCTCGCCGATCAGCTCTACCGCTGGCAGTCCCGACCGGACCGAGCCGCCGTGCGCCGTGAATGGGGCAGGGAGTTCCACCTGGCCGCGTCCAGCGGCAAACCCCGGCAGGGCAACAGTGGCGACGAAGGTGACGCGATTGACCTGACCCTGAGTGCTGACGAGGAGGAGAACAGCTACGGGTCCGGAGAGTGA